A genomic region of Chlorobaculum parvum NCIB 8327 contains the following coding sequences:
- a CDS encoding YbaB/EbfC family nucleoid-associated protein, which translates to MAMPNFGDMMKQLQEAGAKMQDVQKQLEKLVSEGEAGGGMVKAKVNGRQKLLELSIDPEIMDDVDMVQDLVVAAVNKALDASAQLAQNEIQKAAGGMINPADLLKQFGGQG; encoded by the coding sequence ATGGCGATGCCAAATTTCGGTGATATGATGAAGCAGCTTCAGGAGGCTGGAGCGAAGATGCAGGATGTCCAGAAGCAGCTTGAAAAGCTCGTTTCCGAGGGGGAAGCCGGCGGCGGCATGGTCAAGGCGAAAGTCAACGGGCGGCAGAAGCTGCTCGAACTCTCCATCGACCCGGAGATTATGGACGATGTCGATATGGTGCAGGATCTTGTTGTCGCTGCCGTGAACAAGGCGCTTGACGCTTCGGCGCAGCTCGCGCAGAACGAGATTCAGAAGGCGGCTGGCGGTATGATCAACCCGGCCGATCTGCTGAAACAGTTCGGCGGTCAGGGATAA